In the Mesorhizobium sp. genome, one interval contains:
- the mazG gene encoding nucleoside triphosphate pyrophosphohydrolase, with product MQPSKDIARLLEIMTALRTPGTGCPWDLEQDFATIAPYTIEEAYEVSDAIARNDMTDLRDELGDLLLQVVFHSRMAQEAGEFDFGDVVHAITSKMIRRHPHVFGDAEARAAGSAKGQWDRIKAEEKAEKRAARIGRGQDPEDYGKGFLDGIPVALPALTRALKLQQKAATVGFDWGEAAPILDKIEEEIGELRAAMASNRKPEIADEFGDVLFAIVNLGRHIGVDPESALAGTNEKFRSRFHYVETALYQANSSLEAASLKEMEELWQKAKMKP from the coding sequence ATGCAACCTTCCAAAGACATCGCCCGCCTCCTCGAGATCATGACCGCGCTGCGCACGCCGGGCACCGGCTGTCCGTGGGACCTCGAACAGGATTTCGCGACCATCGCGCCCTACACGATCGAAGAGGCCTACGAGGTTTCGGACGCGATCGCGCGCAATGACATGACCGACCTCAGGGACGAACTGGGAGACCTGCTTCTCCAGGTCGTCTTCCATTCGCGGATGGCGCAGGAGGCCGGCGAGTTCGATTTCGGCGATGTCGTTCATGCCATTACCAGCAAGATGATCCGCCGCCACCCGCATGTCTTCGGCGATGCCGAGGCGCGCGCGGCCGGTTCCGCCAAGGGCCAGTGGGACCGGATCAAGGCGGAGGAAAAGGCCGAAAAGCGCGCCGCTCGGATCGGCCGCGGTCAGGATCCGGAGGACTACGGAAAAGGCTTCCTCGACGGCATTCCCGTCGCGCTTCCCGCCCTCACCCGTGCGTTGAAACTGCAGCAGAAGGCAGCGACGGTCGGCTTCGACTGGGGCGAGGCCGCGCCGATCCTCGACAAGATCGAGGAAGAGATCGGCGAACTGCGCGCCGCCATGGCGTCGAACCGCAAGCCGGAAATCGCCGACGAGTTCGGCGATGTCCTGTTCGCGATCGTCAATCTCGGGCGCCATATTGGCGTCGACCCCGAATCCGCGCTTGCCGGAACCAACGAGAAGTTCCGCTCGCGTTTTCACTATGTCGAAACCGCACTTTATCAAGCGAATTCAAGCCTTGAAGCGGCTTCTCTTAAGGAAATGGAGGAGCTATGGCAGAAGGCGAAAATGAAACCCTAA